The following coding sequences are from one Kwoniella bestiolae CBS 10118 chromosome 2, complete sequence window:
- a CDS encoding kynurenine 3-monooxygenase yields the protein MSETRPRKALIIGAGPVGALTALSLHRRGWEVEVWESRDDPRGKDAAPSNLRSINLAISSRGLEALRSVDPSLAEQFQNEAIPMKGRMIHHVDGKQESQIYDPINGQCINSIGRPLLNQRLVESLPSQIKIRFQTKLSHVDLNHRVAHGSSSTRDKKEVVTGEEHDDGRIAGGNSDKGKTKEKEDEEGTSFDLIIGCDGSWSKVRNSMMRMDRIDFSQSFIPHAYIELHMPADPSKPGGYAIDKNHLHIWPRHSFMLIGLPNKDGSFTLTLFIPFSSLSTLNSREAASRFFIEHFPSAVQIVGEKKLLDDFMNNPRGNLVTINCTPSAWSSHALLLGDASHSMVPFYGQGLNCGLEDVRVLNSVLEKHKITSTTTLKLGETDKDLELALKAYSVERHADLKAICELALQNYTEMRSHVLSPLHHIRRFLDSFLTRIIPSRSEELHLSLTDPFPTKRVKGWTSLYDMVTFRPDVPYSEALRKEQRQKEIMRWTGYVSGLVGLGSVGMVGVKVVRRWLDRK from the exons ATGTCAGAGACAAGACCTAGGAAAGCTCTCATCATCGGTGCAGGACCCGTCGGTGCCCTTACCGCTTTGAGCCTACATCGTAGAGGATGGGAAGTGGAAGTTTGGGAGTCGCGTGATG ATCCAAGAGGAAAAGATGCGGCTCCTAGTAATCTGAGATCCATCAACTTGGCCATTTCCTCCAGGGGATTGGAAGCCTTGCGAAGCGTCGATCCCTCATTAG CTGAGCAGTTCCAGAACGAAGCTATACCTATGAAAGGTCGGATGATCCATCATGTGGATGGGAAACAGGAATCTCAGATATATGATCCGATAAATGGGCAG TGTATAAACTCCATTGGTAGGCCATTACTTAATCAACGATTAGTGGAATCTCTACCCTCTCAGATCAAGATTCGATTCCAGACTAAACTGTCCCATGTCGATCTGAACCACCGGGTTGCTCatggttcttcctccacGAGAGATAAGAAGGAAGTGGTGACAGGGGAAGAGCACGATGATGGAAGAATCGCAGGAGGGAACAGTGATAAGGGGAAGAcaaaagagaaggaagacgaggaggggaCATCTTTCGATCTTATCATCGGATGTGATGGGAGTTGGTCGAAGGTTAGGAACtcaatgatgaggatggacag AATCGACTTTTCACAGTCGTTCATCCCTCACGCATATATCGAACTGCACATGCCTGCTGATCCCTCCAAGCCTGGCGGGTACGCTATCGATAAGAACCATCTTCATATTTGGCCAAGACATTCATTCATGTTGATTGGTCTGCCTAACAAG GACGGCTCATTCACCCTTACCCTGttcattccattctcctccctctcgaCGCTGAACTCCAGAGAAGCTGCAAGTCGATTTTTCATCGAGCATTTCCCTAGTGCTGTGCAGATTGTTGGCGAGAAGAAGCTGTTGGATGATTTCATGAATAACCCAAGGGGTAATTTGGTGACTATCAAT TGTACGCCTTCGGCATGGTCATCTCATGCTTTGCTTCTCGGTGATGCTTCACATAGTATGGTACC ATTCTACGGTCAAGGTCTGAATTGCGGTCTTGAAGACGTTAGAGTACTCAACTCGGTACTAGAGAAGCACAAGATAACCTCTACTACTACACTCAAACTTGGTGAAACAGACAAAGATCTCGAACTAGCTCTGAAAGCTTATTCGGTGGAAAGACATGCGGATCTTAAAGCGATCTGCGAATTGGCTTTGCAGAATTA CACCGAAATGCGGTCCCACGTCTTATCGCCATTACATCACATCCGACGATTCCTCGATTCTTTCCTCACTCGAATCATCCCCTCCAGATCCGAGGAATTACATCTATCTCTTACCGACCCGTTCCCCACGAAGAGGGTGAAAGGTTGGACAAGTCTGTATGATATGGTCACTTTCCGTCCGGATGTGCCTTATTCGGAGGCTTTGAGGAAAGAACAGAGGCAGAAGGAGATTATGCGTTGGACTGGGTATGTCTCggggttggtggggttggggaGTGTGGGGATGGTGGGTGTTAAGGTGGTTAGGAGGTGGTTGGATAGGAAGTAA